A window of Pan paniscus chromosome 10, NHGRI_mPanPan1-v2.0_pri, whole genome shotgun sequence contains these coding sequences:
- the TAS2R10 gene encoding taste receptor type 2 member 10, with product MLRVVEGIFIFVVISESVFGVLGNGFIGLVNCIDCAKNKLSTIGFILTGLAISRIFLIWIIITDGFIQIFSPNIYASSNLIEYISYFWVIGNQSSMWFATSLSIFYFLKIANFSNYIFLWLKSRTNMVLPFMIVFLLISSLLNFAYIAKILNDYKMKNDTVWDLNMYKSEYFIKQILLNLGVIFFFTLSLITCVLLIISLWRHNRQMQSNVTGLRDSNTEAHVKAMKVLISFIILFILYFIGMAIEISYFTVRENKLLLMFGMTTTAIYPWGHSFILILGNSKLKQASLRVLQQLKCCEKRKNLRVT from the coding sequence ATGCTACGTGTAGTGGAAGGCATCTTCATTTTTGTTGTAATTAGTGAGTCAGTATTTGGGGTTTTGGGGAACGGATTTATTGGACTTGTAAACTGCATTGACTGTGCCAAGAATAAGTTATCTACGATTGGCTTTATTCTCACCGGCTTAGCTATTTCAAGAATTTTTCTGATATGGATAATAATTACAGATGGATTTATACAGATATTCTCTCCAAATATATATGCCTCCAGTAACCTAATTGAATATATTAGTTACTTTTGGGTAATTGGTAATCAATCAAGTATGTGGTTTGCCACCAGCCTCAGCATCTTCTATTTCCTGAAGATAGCAAATTTTTCCAACTACATATTTCTCTGGTTGAAGAGCAGAACAAATATGGTTCTTCCCTTCATGATAGTATTCTTACTTATTTCATCGTTACTTAATTTTGCATACATTGCGAAGATTCTTAATGATTATAAAATGAAGAATGACACAGTCTGGGATCTCAACATGTATAAAAGTGAATACTTTATTAAACAGATTTTGCTAAATCTGGGagtcattttcttctttacacTATCCCTAATTACATGTGTTTTGTTAATCATTTCCCTTTGGAGACACAACAGGCAGATGCAATCGAATGTGACAGGATTGAGAGACTCCAACACAGAAGCTCATGTGAAGGCAATGAAAGTTTTGATATCTTTCATCATCCTCTTTATCTTGTATTTTATAGGCATGGCCATAGAAATATCATATTTTACTGTGCGAGAAAACAAACTGCTGCTTATGTTTGGAATGACAACCACAGCCATCTATCCCTGGGGTCACTCATTTATCTTAATTCTAGGAAACAGCAAGCTAAAGCAAGCCTCTTTGAGGGTACTGCAGCAATTGAAGTGctgtgagaaaaggaaaaatctcagAGTCACATAG